In a genomic window of Besnoitia besnoiti strain Bb-Ger1 chromosome XI, whole genome shotgun sequence:
- a CDS encoding strictosidine synthase subfamily protein (encoded by transcript BESB_020450), which yields MKFVTIVLPVTIALALDTLFYAGSGRKRIFDSIFQKIDDSRQEAEWLALRRSLKPGDVTILEYGGSVQGAESFLQDPAGGVYTGLIDGRIVKLLNDDEYVDIACLGLQFLDPVAAAAGPDKTLLVVDVFRGLLKVPVPLAPDGRPLRDPSHFDVLLSEADGQRFYFANALLKHDDCVYFTDSSRTNNFGTKGRIILEPESTGRLIEFNLRTKRANVLLEGLDFPNGLAFSPNRQAILMAETKLRSIKKVHIAGPRKGEVEEWARDLPFTPDNITELPNGLGYIVGSAFMRKLPSAREASNSTALRILRALHRRVSNYIVFNHRKTVGRILYPLTEVELLSHIVDWLLTRMGAAGHLFLLDETGKVRRWIALPSKCSAVSEGFLASWDKVVPEGHTPLSKDTHFLLVGSFTKSAICKVPLGALLDPK from the exons ATGAAGTTCGTGACGATCGTGCTTCCCGTCACCATCGCCCTGGCGCTGGATACGCTATTCTACGCCGGTTCGGGCAGAAAGCGTATTTTCGATTCTATCTTTCAAAAGATTGACGACTCACGGCAAGAGGCGGAGTGGCTTGCTCTCCGCAGATCGCTTAAGCCAGGCGACGTGACAATCCTCGAGTACGGAGGCTCTGTTCAG GGCGCTGAATCGTTTCTTCAGGAtcctgcgggcggcgtctACACAGGGCTGATCGACG GACGTATTGTGAAACTGCTGAATGATGATGAATACGTCGACATCGCATGTCTGG GCCTTCAGTTTCTTGACCCTgttgccgcagccgcgggccCCGACAAGACGCTCCTGGTGGTCGATGTTTTCCGCGGCTTGTTGAAAGTGCCTGTGCCTCTTGCGCCTGACGGCAGGCCTCTCCGCGACCCTTCCCACTTTGATGTGCTTCTCAGTGAGGCCGACGGACAGCGGTTCTACTTCGCCAATGCGCTGCTCAAGCACGACGACTGCGTCTACTTCACAGATTCCTCGCGCACCAACAACTTCGGCACG AAAGGCCGAATCATCCTTGAGCCGGAGTCCACGGGCCGCCTGATTGAATTCAATCTTCG AACGAAGCGCGCCAATGTTCTGCTGGAAGGCTTGGACTTTCCCAACGGGCTCGCGTTCTCCCCCAATCGACAGGCAATTCTCATGGCTGAGACGAAGCTGCGCAGCATCAAGAAAGTCCACATCGCGGGCCCCAGGAAAG GAGAAGTGGAGGAGTGGGCGCGAGACCTGCCCTTCACTCCAGACAACATCACAGAGCTTCCGAACGGCCTGGGCTACATCGTCGGCTCGGCGTTCATGAGGAAgctgccctccgcgcgggAGGCCAGCAACTCCACGGCCCTGCGGATCTTGAGGGCGCTGCACCGCCGCGTGTCCAACTACATCGTCTTCAACCACCGAAAGACCGTCGGCAGGATTCTTTATCCG CTGACAGAGGTTGAGCTCCTGAGCCACATCGTCGACTGGCTTTTGACACGAATGGGCGCAGCGGGACATCTCTTCCTTCTAGATGAAACAGGCAAAGTTCGACGCTGGATTGCAC tgCCTTCGAAATGCTCGGCGGTATCCGAGGGGTTCCTGGCGAGCTGGGACAAGGTGGTGCCGGAAGGCCACACGCCGCTGTCGAAGGATACCCACTTCCTCCTCGTTGGGTCGTTCACGAAAAGTGCAATATGCAAGGTTCCTCTAGGCGCGCTTCTCGACCCGAAGTAG